From the genome of Paenibacillus thermoaerophilus:
GATGAGCGGCCCCTTTGCCAATGTAGCCATTAGTTCGAAAATATCGTTTTTGGCGGCTTTGTTCTTTGGGTTTGCAGGATCAGTCGCGCCTTGTCAATTAACCGCCAACTTAGGCAGCATCACTTATTTTGGCAATAAATATATAAATGAAAAGTTGGCCGGCATCGAATTTCTTCTTTACTTATTGGGAAAGATCAGCGTTTATTCATTGTTTGGATGGCTGTTTTGGATATTCGGGCAGAGTGTTTCAGTTGAATCGATTCCCATATTCGTTTATGCCCGAAAGTTGATAGGTCCTTTGTTCATCCTTATGGGATTGTTCTTTCTTGGATGGATAAAGTTTAGATTCTCTTTCGGATTCAAAATGTCTTCAGGACTTGCTAAGATATCCGAGCGAGTAGGGGGAAAAGCTGGTGCATTCTTGATGGGTGTAGCATTCTCTTTAGGCTTTTGTCCCACGATGGTGCTGCTTTTCTTTGGTTGGATGATGCCAGTTGCTTTGCAGTCACCATACGGAATCATTTTACCATCCGTGTTTGCGGTTGGGACCTCTTTTCCCTTGCTAATATTTTTTGGCATTATCATTGGATTCGGCATAGATAGGACTATCGTTAAAAAAGCAAGACAATGGGGGCGCTATATTTACAAAGCGTCCGGCGTTTTTCTGATCTTGTTGGGTATTAGTGACACGATTACTTATTGGGGCATATAGAGACCTGCGTTGGGGTACATTTTGATGAGTTATTTCACAGGATAATATTAAGAGGGGCTCTGGCAGGAGCCCTTTTCTTCAGGTCAGTTTATAACCGATGATTAAAGGAGGAATGTAACTTGAAAAAAATCTTAACCTATGGCATCCTCATCGCATTTTCGATATTTGCTGCGGCATGCACGGATCAAAAAACCGATGGACAAAACAATACGGAAGGGACCTTCTCACATATTCACGGCCTGGGTTACACCGGTGATGGCAAACGCCTGTTTGTCCCTGTGCATGACGGGATCAAAATTTACTCCGATGGCAAATGGACAGATGCCCCTGGCGACAAACATGATTATATGGGGTTTTCGATGGTAAACAACGGATTTTACAGCAGCGGCCACCCGACTCCAGGTACAACTTATAAAAATCCGCTCGGTCTTGTCAAAAGTACGGATGATGGTAA
Proteins encoded in this window:
- a CDS encoding sulfite exporter TauE/SafE family protein, which translates into the protein MSGPFANVAISSKISFLAALFFGFAGSVAPCQLTANLGSITYFGNKYINEKLAGIEFLLYLLGKISVYSLFGWLFWIFGQSVSVESIPIFVYARKLIGPLFILMGLFFLGWIKFRFSFGFKMSSGLAKISERVGGKAGAFLMGVAFSLGFCPTMVLLFFGWMMPVALQSPYGIILPSVFAVGTSFPLLIFFGIIIGFGIDRTIVKKARQWGRYIYKASGVFLILLGISDTITYWGI